One window of the Actinomyces procaprae genome contains the following:
- the uppS gene encoding polyprenyl diphosphate synthase, translating into MSDATGPASADGTGTDPRPLDVVPLHREGLTPPALDPAAVPAHVACVMDGNGRWANARGLPRTEGHRVGESTMMDVIAGAVELGVKELSVYAFSTENWRRSPAEVRFLMGFTRSVLRAQTDDLLAWGVRVNWVGREPRLWKSVLKEVRRSERITAGNDTMVLNMCLNYGGRAEIADAARAMAQDVAAGRLRAASINEKTVQRYLYSPTMRDVDLLIRTGGEQRTSNFLMWSSAYAELYFSDLPWPEFDRTELWRACEAYAHRERRFGGAVDRVMPES; encoded by the coding sequence ATGTCTGACGCCACAGGCCCAGCATCCGCCGACGGTACCGGCACCGACCCGCGCCCGCTCGACGTCGTCCCCCTCCACCGCGAGGGACTCACCCCGCCGGCACTCGACCCGGCGGCCGTGCCCGCGCACGTCGCCTGCGTCATGGACGGCAACGGCCGCTGGGCCAACGCGCGCGGCCTGCCCCGCACCGAGGGGCACCGGGTGGGGGAGTCGACCATGATGGACGTGATCGCCGGCGCCGTCGAACTGGGGGTCAAGGAGCTGAGCGTGTACGCCTTCTCCACCGAGAACTGGAGGCGCTCACCCGCAGAGGTGCGCTTCCTTATGGGCTTTACCCGGTCGGTGCTGCGCGCCCAGACCGATGACCTGCTGGCCTGGGGCGTGCGCGTGAACTGGGTGGGGCGTGAGCCGCGGCTGTGGAAGTCGGTGCTAAAGGAGGTGCGCCGTTCCGAGCGCATCACCGCAGGCAACGACACCATGGTGCTGAACATGTGCCTGAACTACGGCGGCCGGGCCGAGATCGCCGACGCCGCCCGCGCCATGGCCCAGGACGTGGCGGCCGGGCGGCTGCGGGCGGCCTCGATCAACGAGAAGACCGTGCAGCGCTACCTGTACTCCCCGACCATGCGGGATGTGGACCTGCTGATCCGCACCGGCGGGGAGCAGCGCACCAGCAACTTCCTGATGTGGTCCTCGGCGTACGCGGAGCTGTACTTCTCCGACCTGCCCTGGCCCGAGTTCGACCGCACCGAGCTGTGGCGCGCCTGCGAGGCCTACGCGCACCGGGAGCGGCGCTTCGGCGGCGCCGTCGACCGGGTGATGCCCGAGTCCTGA
- the recO gene encoding DNA repair protein RecO yields MGERLYRDEAIVLRTYKLGEADRIIVMLTRAHGQVRAVAKGVRRTTSRFGARLEPFSMIDVQLHAGRSLDVVTQVETIAPFGRSIASDYAMFTCAETMAETAERLTQDDGDLGTSDSPQQFLLLYGALSALARRRHAPGLVLDSYLLRALALAGWAPSCYDCARCGAPGPHTAFHVQAGGAVCSACRPARSVDVEPGCMALLGALLSGNWELADASTSRQRAEASGCVSAYLTWHLERRLRSLSLVERA; encoded by the coding sequence TTGGGGGAGAGGCTCTACCGGGACGAGGCCATCGTCCTGCGCACCTACAAACTGGGCGAGGCCGACCGCATCATCGTCATGCTCACCCGCGCCCACGGGCAGGTGCGCGCCGTCGCCAAGGGGGTGCGCCGCACCACCTCCCGCTTCGGCGCGCGTCTGGAGCCCTTCTCCATGATCGACGTGCAGCTGCACGCCGGCCGCAGCCTGGACGTGGTCACGCAGGTGGAGACCATCGCCCCCTTCGGCCGCAGCATCGCCTCCGACTACGCCATGTTCACCTGCGCCGAGACCATGGCGGAGACCGCCGAGCGCCTCACGCAGGACGACGGCGACCTGGGCACCAGCGACTCCCCCCAGCAGTTCCTGCTGCTGTACGGGGCGCTGTCCGCGCTGGCTCGCCGCCGCCACGCCCCCGGCCTGGTACTCGACTCCTACCTGTTGCGGGCACTGGCCCTGGCGGGCTGGGCGCCCTCCTGCTACGACTGCGCCCGCTGCGGCGCCCCCGGACCTCACACCGCCTTCCACGTGCAGGCCGGCGGCGCCGTCTGCTCCGCCTGCCGACCCGCCAGGTCCGTCGACGTCGAACCGGGCTGTATGGCCCTGCTCGGCGCCCTGCTCTCGGGCAACTGGGAGCTGGCCGATGCCTCCACTTCGCGCCAGCGCGCCGAGGCCTCCGGCTGCGTGTCCGCCTACCTGACCTGGCACCTGGAACGGCGGCTGCGCTCCCTCTCCCTAGTAGAAAGGGCATGA
- the leuA gene encoding 2-isopropylmalate synthase produces MRTARPAPQQPSGMPFTKYRPFLDTVETSLPDRTWPNNRITHAPRWLTTDLRDGNQSLIEPMGPAAKRAVFDLLVRMGFKEIEVGFPAASQTDYDFVRSLVEDDAIPADVTISVLTQSRGDLIDRTLDACVGMPRATVHLYNALSPLFREVVFRMDRDDIRELAVEGTRQVMARAEKVLTDDTIFGYEYSPEIFVDTEREYSLEVCEAVMGVWQPEDDREIILNLPATVERATPNVYADQIEWMSRNLSHRDAVCLSIHNHNDRGSGIAAAELGLLAGADRVEGCLFGHGERTGNVDLVTLALNLFSQGVDPMLDLSDIDEVRRVVEHSTQMDVPPRTPYAGELVYTSFSGSHQDAIKKGFAARAEKVAAKVAEGLSEAEADVAVTWSMPYLPIDPHDVGRSYEAVVRVNSQSGKGGVSYLLRTTHNLDLPRRLQIEFSNIVQHHTDTYGGEVDAESLWSIFADEYLPASAAPGADLPTWGRYSLKGATLTAVGDDESILTVTISDGDERKLLTASGSGPLDAFVTALEQTGIEVRILDYAEHALSEGRDARAACYVECEVGGQVLWGVGIDPSITTASFKAVISAVNRAMR; encoded by the coding sequence ATGCGAACCGCCCGCCCCGCGCCCCAGCAGCCCTCCGGCATGCCCTTCACCAAGTACCGGCCCTTCCTCGACACGGTCGAAACCTCCTTGCCGGACCGCACCTGGCCCAACAACCGCATCACCCACGCCCCCCGCTGGCTGACCACCGACCTGCGTGACGGCAACCAGTCCCTCATCGAACCCATGGGGCCCGCCGCCAAACGCGCCGTCTTCGACCTGCTGGTGCGCATGGGCTTCAAGGAGATCGAGGTCGGCTTCCCCGCCGCCTCCCAGACCGACTACGACTTCGTGCGCTCCCTGGTGGAGGACGACGCCATTCCCGCAGACGTCACCATCTCCGTGCTCACCCAGTCCCGCGGCGACCTGATCGACCGCACCCTGGACGCCTGCGTCGGCATGCCCCGAGCCACCGTCCACCTGTACAACGCCCTGTCCCCGCTGTTCCGGGAGGTCGTCTTCCGCATGGACCGGGACGACATCCGCGAGCTCGCCGTCGAGGGCACGCGCCAGGTCATGGCCCGGGCGGAGAAGGTGCTCACCGATGACACCATCTTCGGCTACGAGTACTCCCCGGAGATCTTCGTGGACACCGAGCGCGAGTACTCCCTGGAGGTCTGTGAGGCCGTCATGGGCGTGTGGCAGCCCGAGGACGACCGCGAAATCATCCTCAACCTGCCGGCCACCGTCGAACGCGCCACCCCCAACGTCTACGCCGACCAGATCGAGTGGATGAGCCGCAACCTCTCCCACCGCGACGCCGTGTGCCTGTCCATCCACAACCACAACGACCGCGGCTCCGGCATCGCCGCCGCCGAACTGGGCCTGCTCGCCGGGGCGGACCGTGTGGAGGGCTGCCTGTTCGGGCACGGCGAGCGCACCGGCAACGTCGACCTGGTCACCCTGGCCCTGAACCTGTTCAGTCAGGGCGTCGACCCCATGCTCGACCTGTCCGACATCGACGAGGTGCGGCGCGTCGTCGAGCACTCCACCCAGATGGACGTGCCCCCGCGCACCCCGTACGCCGGCGAGCTCGTCTACACCTCCTTCTCCGGCTCCCACCAGGACGCCATCAAGAAGGGCTTCGCCGCCCGCGCCGAGAAGGTCGCCGCCAAGGTCGCCGAGGGACTGAGCGAGGCCGAGGCGGACGTGGCCGTGACCTGGTCCATGCCCTACCTGCCCATCGACCCCCACGACGTCGGCCGCTCCTACGAGGCCGTGGTGCGAGTGAACTCCCAGTCCGGCAAGGGCGGGGTGTCCTACCTGCTGCGCACCACCCACAACCTGGACCTGCCGCGCCGCCTGCAGATCGAGTTCTCCAACATCGTCCAGCACCACACGGACACCTACGGCGGGGAGGTTGACGCCGAGAGCCTGTGGTCGATCTTCGCCGACGAATACCTGCCCGCCTCCGCCGCACCCGGCGCCGACCTGCCGACCTGGGGCCGCTACAGCCTCAAGGGCGCCACGCTCACCGCCGTCGGCGACGACGAGTCCATCCTCACCGTAACCATCTCCGACGGCGATGAGCGCAAGCTGCTCACCGCCTCCGGATCCGGTCCGCTGGACGCCTTCGTCACCGCCCTGGAGCAGACCGGCATCGAGGTGCGCATCCTCGACTACGCCGAGCACGCCCTCAGCGAGGGGCGCGACGCACGCGCCGCCTGCTACGTCGAGTGCGAGGTCGGCGGCCAGGTCCTGTGGGGCGTCGGTATCGACCCCTCTATCACCACCGCCTCCTTCAAGGCCGTCATCTCCGCCGTCAACCGCGCCATGCGCTGA
- a CDS encoding ABC transporter ATP-binding protein, with translation MSPVPPVITAGGIDFAYGKTPVLHDVSLTVQPGEVVCLLGPNGVGKTTLVENLLGSLRPRSGSVRVFGTDPRRADAAFWARIGLVQQNWSDHAKWRVRDQLEWIRSVLATTTARIATVAEVLDAVGLPEKADSRLSRLSGGQRRTLDFAAALLGRPELLILDEPTTGLDPASKARLHDLIMERVDDDATVLMTTHDLSEAERLASRVVIMAAGRIIADGTVTELREQLGRKAEVTWLQDGERHVHATSAPERFLQRLDLDAISGLTVTRPTLEEAYLALVSQSTGTGPTGPTSTNHPITPATEESQS, from the coding sequence ATGTCCCCTGTCCCACCCGTCATCACCGCCGGGGGCATCGACTTCGCCTATGGCAAGACCCCCGTGCTGCACGACGTCAGCCTCACGGTCCAGCCCGGCGAGGTGGTCTGCCTGCTCGGCCCCAACGGCGTCGGCAAGACCACGCTGGTGGAGAATCTGCTCGGCTCCCTGCGCCCGCGCTCGGGCAGCGTCCGCGTGTTCGGTACGGATCCGCGCCGCGCGGATGCAGCCTTCTGGGCGCGAATCGGACTGGTGCAGCAGAACTGGTCCGACCACGCCAAGTGGCGGGTGAGGGACCAACTGGAGTGGATCCGCTCCGTGCTCGCGACGACGACGGCGCGCATCGCCACGGTGGCCGAGGTGCTCGACGCCGTCGGCTTGCCTGAGAAGGCGGACTCGCGCCTCTCGCGGCTCTCGGGAGGGCAGCGGCGCACGCTTGACTTCGCGGCGGCGCTGCTGGGACGCCCGGAGCTGCTGATCCTCGACGAGCCGACGACGGGCCTGGACCCCGCCTCCAAGGCGCGCCTGCACGATCTGATCATGGAGCGCGTCGACGACGACGCCACGGTGCTGATGACCACGCATGACCTGTCCGAGGCCGAGCGCCTGGCCTCGCGCGTGGTCATTATGGCGGCGGGCCGGATCATCGCCGACGGCACCGTCACCGAGCTGCGCGAGCAGCTCGGCCGCAAGGCGGAGGTGACCTGGCTGCAGGACGGCGAGCGCCACGTGCACGCCACCTCCGCCCCCGAACGCTTCCTGCAGCGTCTGGATCTGGACGCGATCAGCGGGTTGACCGTCACCCGTCCGACCTTGGAGGAGGCCTACCTCGCGCTGGTCTCCCAGTCGACGGGTACTGGCCCGACCGGTCCGACCAGCACCAACCACCCGATCACCCCAGCCACCGAGGAGTCCCAGTCATGA
- a CDS encoding ABC transporter permease: MNQARPLPLSVLRAAARQAYGDLRPNLVGAGAMSILFAVAAILVVSRISDGPFQGLDSTNAFGTMFAASCVGGFASFIMMQIGAETYTDRIGGALLRVRILPHGPLTWAIGKTLSTVVLVFIMQAMILLGTAFFIDVVMPSARTALLCLLIAALASLACAPLGFFLSAFIRGIYSYMVNTVICIALFAAGCCYPTSALPGWVQGIQMVLPTYWSGHLTRWALVGDPSWEIGGAFHPALAVGVLLAWIVVGFALVPPVIRRSFRKETIGGLSRMQSTIRSQSGL, encoded by the coding sequence ATGAACCAGGCTCGTCCCCTGCCCTTGTCTGTACTGCGCGCGGCGGCGCGCCAGGCCTACGGCGACCTGCGCCCCAACCTCGTGGGAGCCGGGGCGATGTCCATCCTGTTTGCAGTAGCCGCCATATTGGTCGTCTCCCGGATAAGCGATGGCCCGTTCCAGGGATTAGACTCTACTAATGCCTTCGGTACCATGTTCGCGGCCAGTTGCGTCGGCGGCTTCGCCAGTTTCATCATGATGCAGATCGGAGCGGAGACTTATACCGACCGCATCGGCGGCGCGCTGCTGCGGGTACGGATCCTCCCGCACGGACCGCTCACCTGGGCGATCGGCAAAACGCTGTCCACCGTGGTGCTGGTTTTCATCATGCAGGCGATGATCCTTCTAGGGACTGCCTTCTTCATTGATGTCGTGATGCCCTCTGCCAGAACGGCGCTGCTCTGCCTGCTTATTGCCGCACTGGCTTCGCTGGCGTGCGCGCCGCTCGGGTTCTTCCTCAGCGCGTTCATCCGCGGCATTTACAGTTACATGGTGAACACGGTGATCTGCATCGCGCTGTTCGCGGCCGGTTGCTGCTACCCGACCTCCGCACTGCCGGGCTGGGTACAGGGCATTCAAATGGTGCTGCCGACCTACTGGTCCGGGCACTTGACCCGCTGGGCGCTTGTGGGCGACCCGTCTTGGGAGATCGGCGGCGCCTTCCACCCGGCACTGGCTGTCGGGGTGCTGCTGGCCTGGATCGTCGTCGGCTTTGCGCTGGTGCCGCCGGTGATTCGCCGCAGCTTCCGCAAGGAGACGATCGGCGGCCTGAGCCGCATGCAGTCGACGATCCGCTCACAGAGTGGGCTGTGA
- a CDS encoding helix-turn-helix transcriptional regulator: MSGEVVHNRIAVLRADRRVSRRQLAQALGVHYQTVGYLERGEYAPSLYLALRIARYFDVPVESVFSLEEFPPLT; the protein is encoded by the coding sequence ATGTCCGGAGAGGTCGTTCACAACCGGATCGCCGTGCTGCGCGCGGACCGCAGGGTCAGCCGACGGCAGTTGGCGCAGGCGCTCGGCGTCCACTACCAGACGGTCGGCTACCTGGAGCGCGGCGAATATGCGCCGTCGCTGTACCTGGCGCTGCGCATCGCCCGCTACTTCGACGTACCCGTGGAGTCAGTGTTCTCCCTGGAGGAGTTCCCGCCCCTCACCTGA
- a CDS encoding ABC transporter ATP-binding protein, with protein sequence MATREENRERIRVLWQYIKPHRKVLAIGVVLGLAGTASSLATPMVTKWVLDTLGTGVDLLHPVGLLVALFVVGAIASFAQYVVLGQLAENIVLDARRSLISRFFRAKLQQVQRIRTGELVTRVTSDTVLLREATTSSVTQLVDGAVALVGTIALMAVLDVPLLIATLITLMVIAVPLIVLMPMIGEADKRAQDSLGELGGSLESGMRALRTVKASRAEDREVAASQDRAQTAAKFAIRSVWISAMTGVVAGGGLQLGIIAILGFGAWRVSTGALAVSTLVAFLLYAFNLVTPISNLTMAFTQLQSGIAAAGRIRETQHLELEDLHAVPGGATDVADAEYSPRIALRDVVAQYADAKQPALSGVSLEIPHTGHVALVGPSGAGKTTVFSLLLRFLEPTSGSLELDGVPYNRLSIDQVRSRISYVEQETPVIPGTIRDNVHYRHPDADDAEVWQALDAVGLADRVRQLPEGIDAQVAATSLSGGERQRLAIARALLRSPDLVLLDEATAQLDGISEAAIQRAILQLAQAGTVVTIAHRLSTVIDADRIIVLEDGRVRDEGTHAELLERDGLYQEFIAALRIGTPR encoded by the coding sequence ATGGCGACGCGCGAGGAGAACCGGGAGCGCATACGTGTCCTGTGGCAGTACATCAAGCCGCACCGGAAGGTGCTGGCCATCGGGGTCGTGCTCGGACTGGCGGGAACCGCCAGCTCGCTGGCCACCCCCATGGTGACCAAGTGGGTCCTGGACACCCTGGGAACGGGCGTCGACCTGCTGCACCCGGTGGGGCTGCTGGTGGCTTTGTTCGTGGTGGGGGCGATTGCTAGCTTCGCGCAGTACGTGGTGCTGGGGCAGCTGGCGGAGAACATCGTGCTGGATGCGCGCCGCTCCCTCATCAGCCGGTTCTTCCGCGCCAAACTGCAGCAGGTGCAGCGCATCCGCACCGGCGAACTGGTCACCCGTGTCACCAGCGATACGGTGCTGCTGCGGGAGGCGACCACCAGTTCCGTCACTCAGCTGGTGGACGGAGCGGTGGCACTGGTCGGCACCATCGCGCTCATGGCGGTCCTAGACGTGCCCCTGCTCATCGCCACGCTCATCACCCTCATGGTCATCGCCGTCCCGTTGATCGTCCTGATGCCCATGATCGGCGAGGCAGACAAGCGCGCCCAGGACTCGCTGGGCGAGCTCGGCGGCTCGCTCGAGTCCGGTATGCGCGCCCTGCGCACCGTCAAGGCCTCACGCGCCGAGGACCGGGAAGTAGCCGCCTCGCAGGACCGGGCGCAGACCGCGGCCAAGTTCGCGATCCGCTCGGTGTGGATCTCGGCCATGACCGGGGTAGTCGCCGGCGGCGGACTGCAGCTGGGGATCATCGCCATCCTCGGTTTCGGGGCCTGGCGGGTGAGTACCGGGGCACTGGCCGTCTCCACGCTCGTCGCGTTCCTGCTGTACGCCTTCAACCTCGTGACTCCGATCAGCAACCTGACCATGGCCTTCACCCAGCTGCAGTCCGGCATCGCGGCGGCCGGACGCATTCGTGAGACCCAGCATCTGGAACTCGAGGATCTGCACGCGGTTCCGGGCGGCGCCACCGACGTCGCCGATGCGGAATACTCGCCCCGGATCGCACTGCGAGACGTCGTCGCCCAGTACGCCGACGCGAAGCAGCCGGCCCTGAGCGGAGTCAGCCTGGAGATCCCCCACACCGGCCACGTGGCCCTGGTGGGTCCCTCCGGTGCGGGCAAGACGACGGTGTTCTCCCTGCTCCTGCGCTTCCTTGAACCGACTTCCGGAAGCCTTGAGCTCGACGGCGTCCCCTACAACCGTCTCAGCATCGATCAGGTCCGCTCGCGGATCTCCTATGTGGAGCAGGAGACACCGGTCATTCCGGGCACCATCCGAGACAACGTTCACTACCGGCATCCGGATGCCGACGATGCGGAGGTGTGGCAGGCGCTCGACGCAGTCGGCCTGGCGGACCGCGTGCGTCAGTTGCCCGAGGGGATCGACGCGCAGGTGGCCGCCACCAGCCTGTCCGGCGGGGAGAGGCAGCGGCTCGCCATTGCGCGCGCACTGCTGCGTTCCCCCGACCTGGTACTGCTCGATGAGGCCACCGCCCAGCTGGACGGTATTAGCGAGGCCGCGATCCAAAGGGCGATCCTCCAACTGGCACAGGCGGGGACCGTGGTCACCATCGCCCACCGCCTGTCCACCGTAATCGACGCCGACCGCATCATCGTCCTGGAGGACGGAAGGGTGCGCGATGAGGGCACGCACGCGGAGCTATTGGAGCGCGATGGTCTCTACCAGGAGTTCATCGCCGCCCTACGGATCGGGACGCCCCGGTAG
- a CDS encoding ABC transporter ATP-binding protein: MLEVIDVQRRYRGGRGTGPLTLEVAAGEVLGVVGPNGAGKTTLFGALCGVSDFQSGTVRLDGRELGRRLPAEACGFLPEQSRLFPQLTARQACRFEAAMRRLDLDDTALEGQLDRFGCADFLDTEVRHLSQGMIRRLGIACAFLGGPRVVVLDEPLNGLDVEGVLLFRRALADYLDGGGIALMSSHILSVLDEVCQRVVLLKDGLVAATVDVREGGAERAYLDAFGVVGGSSGS, from the coding sequence ATGCTTGAAGTCATTGACGTACAGCGTCGGTACCGCGGCGGGCGCGGCACCGGGCCGCTGACCCTGGAGGTGGCAGCGGGGGAGGTGCTCGGCGTCGTCGGCCCCAACGGGGCGGGCAAGACCACGCTCTTCGGCGCCCTGTGCGGGGTGAGCGACTTCCAGTCCGGCACCGTCCGCCTGGACGGACGCGAGCTGGGCCGGCGCCTGCCCGCCGAGGCCTGTGGCTTCCTGCCCGAGCAAAGTCGGCTGTTCCCACAGCTCACCGCCCGTCAGGCGTGCCGCTTCGAGGCCGCCATGCGCCGCCTGGACCTGGACGACACTGCGCTGGAGGGGCAGCTGGACCGCTTCGGCTGCGCCGACTTCCTCGACACCGAGGTACGGCACCTGTCCCAGGGAATGATCCGCCGCCTGGGGATCGCCTGCGCCTTCCTCGGTGGCCCTCGGGTGGTGGTGCTGGACGAGCCGCTGAACGGGCTCGACGTGGAGGGCGTGCTGCTGTTCCGACGCGCCCTGGCCGACTACCTGGACGGCGGCGGCATCGCGCTGATGTCCAGCCACATCCTCAGCGTGCTCGACGAGGTCTGCCAGCGGGTGGTGCTGCTCAAGGACGGGCTGGTGGCCGCTACCGTAGACGTGCGCGAAGGCGGCGCCGAACGGGCCTACCTGGACGCCTTCGGCGTCGTCGGCGGATCCAGCGGGTCATAG
- a CDS encoding alpha/beta hydrolase family protein yields MPPLPDSRNRPERPARRDRPKQVLARRAGPRRQPARITAAELRSGWTWLREFPRRAWTLLSLLWRTERRRTLIVLAAAVGVAVLLGWLGTGGREIWEFMLTVGLGALVLAVSTDHRTIGGVVVAVLGLSLIGTFAGPRWNPQPLTDSLAPSTTDTSIGGNIATAAVGTYEVETTTITITQADGEEVPALLRRPVGAEEDTPGVVFMHGAGTHSIWGFTEQAEALTSTGVTTLVPSKPMENYSTTDRDYLSMAADYQRSLDYLVALDGVDSEDVGIYGESEGAIPGVVLTAQDDRVAFLILASAPVVRLREQAALAVDSYMRNVGVPQAMLDLIPRVLGSAEIPGGGFEYADFDSVSYLETITVPILMMYGTADASMPLVQGPSTVWEALQASDNDQLTVRYYDGANHGLKLGITTDGSLAPGVTRDLSRWVVGLPETAAAEPHVAGATPTQAYWAQRPDSTRWYASGDLMLATFVIGFGLMAAAGLGWLLGQGPRLRGRRGLHLPDPIGRWAVSLCVSVIVAWALYIVYILGVASLATSYHTNYLFSYGGWVVVQLVAVVAVVILVKLTYRARLMRAAAHAANQERGEKGRWLTVPAAAVFTAALTGAVVLLVAIAYWGLFPMLV; encoded by the coding sequence ATGCCCCCGCTCCCCGACTCCCGCAACCGGCCAGAGCGCCCGGCGCGCCGTGACCGGCCCAAACAGGTCCTGGCCCGCCGAGCCGGCCCCAGGCGGCAGCCCGCACGCATCACCGCCGCCGAACTGCGCTCCGGCTGGACCTGGTTGCGTGAATTCCCCCGCCGCGCCTGGACCCTGCTCTCCTTGCTGTGGCGCACCGAACGGCGTCGCACTCTGATCGTGCTGGCGGCCGCCGTCGGCGTGGCGGTGCTCCTCGGGTGGCTCGGCACGGGCGGCCGGGAGATCTGGGAGTTCATGCTGACCGTCGGCCTGGGCGCCCTCGTGCTCGCGGTCTCCACCGACCACCGCACCATCGGCGGCGTGGTGGTCGCCGTCCTCGGCCTCAGCCTGATCGGCACCTTCGCCGGCCCCCGCTGGAACCCCCAGCCGCTGACCGACTCCCTGGCCCCATCCACCACCGACACCAGCATCGGCGGGAACATTGCCACCGCCGCCGTCGGCACCTACGAGGTGGAGACCACCACCATCACCATCACCCAGGCCGACGGCGAGGAGGTGCCCGCACTGCTACGCCGTCCCGTCGGGGCTGAGGAGGACACGCCCGGCGTCGTCTTCATGCACGGGGCGGGCACCCACTCCATCTGGGGTTTCACCGAACAGGCCGAGGCCCTCACCTCCACCGGCGTCACCACGCTCGTGCCCTCCAAACCCATGGAGAACTACTCCACAACCGACCGGGACTACCTGTCCATGGCCGCCGACTACCAGCGCAGCCTCGACTACCTGGTCGCCCTGGACGGCGTGGACAGCGAAGACGTCGGCATCTACGGGGAGTCCGAGGGCGCCATCCCCGGCGTGGTGCTGACTGCGCAGGACGACCGCGTCGCCTTCCTCATTCTGGCCAGCGCCCCCGTGGTGCGGCTGCGCGAACAGGCCGCGCTGGCCGTGGACAGCTACATGCGCAACGTCGGCGTGCCGCAGGCCATGCTCGACCTGATTCCGCGCGTGCTCGGCAGCGCGGAGATCCCCGGCGGCGGCTTCGAGTACGCCGACTTCGACTCCGTGTCCTACCTGGAGACCATCACCGTTCCCATCCTCATGATGTACGGCACCGCCGACGCCTCCATGCCCCTGGTGCAGGGCCCCAGCACCGTGTGGGAGGCACTGCAGGCCTCCGACAACGACCAGCTCACCGTCCGCTACTACGACGGCGCCAACCACGGTCTCAAGCTCGGCATCACCACCGATGGTTCTCTTGCCCCGGGGGTCACCCGTGACCTGTCCCGCTGGGTGGTCGGCCTGCCGGAGACCGCCGCCGCCGAGCCCCACGTAGCGGGCGCCACCCCAACCCAGGCCTACTGGGCGCAGCGGCCCGACTCCACCCGCTGGTACGCCTCCGGGGACCTCATGCTGGCCACATTCGTCATCGGCTTCGGACTGATGGCGGCGGCGGGGCTGGGCTGGCTGCTCGGACAGGGGCCGCGGCTGCGGGGCCGGCGCGGCCTGCACCTGCCGGACCCGATCGGCCGTTGGGCCGTGTCCCTGTGCGTGAGCGTCATCGTCGCCTGGGCGCTGTACATCGTCTACATCCTCGGCGTGGCATCCCTGGCAACCAGCTACCACACCAACTACCTGTTCTCCTACGGCGGCTGGGTGGTGGTCCAGCTGGTTGCGGTGGTAGCCGTGGTTATCCTGGTCAAACTGACCTACCGCGCCCGGCTCATGCGCGCCGCCGCCCACGCGGCCAACCAGGAGCGCGGCGAGAAGGGCCGCTGGCTCACCGTGCCGGCGGCGGCCGTGTTCACTGCGGCGCTGACCGGAGCCGTCGTGCTGCTGGTGGCCATCGCCTACTGGGGCCTGTTCCCCATGCTGGTGTGA
- the era gene encoding GTPase Era yields the protein MTNMTDADGFPILPDEPDADDPTRAPITVPDYPEDFRAGFVCLLGRPNTGKSTLTNALVGQKIAITSGRPETTRHNVRGVVSRPGSQLVLVDTPGFHRPRTLLGQRLNDLVRETLAGVDVVAFCIPAGDRIGPGDRLIARELADLRKPVVAVVTKTDTVSRAKLAEQLLAVDQLGQWADIVPVSAVKGEQVDVLEEVLTSHLPPSPPLYPTDSVTDEPQAVMVGELVREAALERLRDELPHSLAVVVDEIVDPTTQDAGRVKGTGNRLQVRVSLLVERDSQKAIVIGRGGANLKAIGSEARRGIQELLGRKVYLDLHVRTVKDWQSDPKALARLGF from the coding sequence ATGACCAACATGACCGACGCCGACGGCTTCCCCATCCTGCCCGACGAGCCGGACGCCGACGACCCCACCCGCGCACCCATCACCGTCCCCGACTATCCCGAGGACTTCCGCGCCGGCTTCGTCTGCCTGCTCGGCCGCCCCAACACCGGCAAGTCCACCCTGACCAACGCGCTGGTGGGCCAGAAGATCGCCATCACCTCCGGTCGCCCCGAAACCACCCGCCACAACGTGCGCGGCGTCGTCAGCCGTCCCGGCTCTCAGCTGGTGCTGGTGGACACCCCCGGCTTCCACCGCCCCCGCACCCTGCTCGGCCAACGCCTGAACGACCTGGTGCGTGAGACTCTCGCGGGCGTGGATGTCGTCGCCTTCTGCATCCCGGCCGGAGACAGAATCGGCCCCGGCGACCGGCTCATCGCCCGAGAACTGGCCGACCTGCGCAAGCCCGTCGTCGCCGTCGTCACCAAGACCGACACCGTTTCCCGCGCCAAACTGGCCGAGCAGCTGCTCGCCGTCGACCAGCTCGGACAGTGGGCGGACATCGTGCCCGTATCCGCAGTCAAGGGGGAGCAGGTCGACGTCCTGGAAGAGGTCCTCACCTCCCACCTGCCGCCATCCCCACCGCTGTACCCCACCGACTCCGTCACCGACGAGCCCCAGGCCGTCATGGTCGGCGAACTCGTCCGCGAAGCCGCCCTGGAGCGGCTGCGGGACGAGCTGCCGCACTCACTGGCCGTCGTCGTCGACGAGATCGTCGACCCCACGACCCAGGACGCGGGCCGCGTCAAGGGCACCGGCAACCGGCTGCAGGTGCGCGTCAGCCTCCTGGTGGAGCGCGACTCCCAGAAGGCCATCGTGATCGGGCGGGGCGGCGCCAACCTCAAGGCCATCGGCTCCGAGGCACGCCGCGGCATCCAGGAGCTGCTGGGCCGCAAGGTCTACCTCGACCTGCACGTACGCACCGTCAAGGACTGGCAGTCCGATCCGAAGGCACTCGCCAGGCTCGGATTCTGA